The Procambarus clarkii isolate CNS0578487 chromosome 64, FALCON_Pclarkii_2.0, whole genome shotgun sequence genome includes a window with the following:
- the LOC138354654 gene encoding fasciculation and elongation protein zeta-1-like produces the protein MVELCEGKMAELEVSVPLAQFDTDEWAEFSDFQSSQDPNCNSTTTDNTTATPEKNDNDFLDNMSDTTENFKDTFSTSLEDLVNCFDEKITKCFCNYEDQVEKYAPVQVRSQEEIMNDCQ, from the coding sequence ATGGTGGAGTTGTGTGAGGGCAAGATGGCAGAGCTGGAGGTGTCCGTGCCTCTAGCTCAGTTTGACACTGACGAGTGGGCCGAGTTTTCCGATTTTCAGTCCTCTCAGGACCCGAACTGTAACTCGACGACAACagacaacaccaccgccaccccggAAAAGAACGACAATGATTTCTTGGATAACATGTCCGATACCACCGAGAACTTCAAGGATACGTTTTCCACCTCGTTAGAAGACCTCGTGAACTGCTTCGACGAGAAGATAACGAAGTGCTTCTGCAACTACGAGGACCAAGTGGAGAAGTACGCGCCGGTGCAGGTTCGGAGCCAGGAGGAGATCATGAACGACTGCCAGTGA